The following proteins are co-located in the Callithrix jacchus isolate 240 chromosome 10, calJac240_pri, whole genome shotgun sequence genome:
- the ZFPL1 gene encoding zinc finger protein-like 1 isoform X1 produces MGLCKCPKRKVTNLFCFEHRVNVCEHCLVANHAKCIVQSYLQWLQDSDYNPNCRLCNMPLASRETTRLVCYDLFHWACLNERAAQLPRNTAPAGYQCPSCNGPIFPPSNLAGPVASTLREKLATVNWARAGLGLPLIDEVVSPEPEPLNTSNFSDWSSFNASSSPGPEEVDSASAAPAFYSQAPRPPASPGRPEQHTVIHMANPEPSTHAPRKVYDTRDDDRTPGLHGDCDDDKYRRRPALGWLAQLLRSRAGSRKRPLTLLQRAGLLLLLGLLGFLALLALMSRLGRAAADSDPNLDPLMNPHIRVGPS; encoded by the exons ATGGGGCTTTGTAAGTGCCCCAAGAGAAAGGTGACCAACCTATTCTGCTTCGAACATCGGGTCAACGTCTGCGAACACTGCCTGGTAGCCAATCACGCCAAG TGCATCGTCCAGTCCTACCTGCAGTGGCTCCAGGATAGCGACTACAACCCCAATTGCCGCCTGTGCAACATGCCCCTGGCCAGCCGGGAGACGACCCGCCTTGTCTGCTATG ATCTCTTTCACTGGGCCTGCCTCAATGAACGTGCTGCCCAGCTACCCCGAAACACGGCACCTGCCGGCTACCAGTGCCCCAGCTGCAATGGCCCCATCTTCCCCCCAAGCAACCTGGCTGGCCCTGTAGCCTCCACACTGAGAGAGAAGCTGGCCACAGTCAACTGGGCCCGGGCAGGACTGGGCCTCCCTCTG ATCGATGAGGTGGTGAGCCCAGAGCCTGAGCCCCTCAACACCTCCAACTTCTCTGACTGGTCCAGCTTTAATG CCAGCAGTAGCCCTGGACCAGAGGAGGTAGACAGCGCCTCTGCTGCCCCAGCCTTCTACAGCCAGGCCCCCCGTCCCCCGGCTTCCCCAGGCCGGCCCGAACAGCACACAGTGATCCACATGGCCAATCCTGAGCCCTCAACTCACG CCCCAAGGAAGGTGTATGACACACGGGATGATGACCGGACACCAGGCCTCCACGGAGACTGTGACGATGACAAGTACCGACGCCGGCCTGCCTTGGGTTGGCTGGCCCAGCTGCTAAG GAGCCGGGCCGGGTCTCGGAAGCGGCCGCTGACCCTGCTCCAGCGGGCGGGGCTGCTGCTGCTCTTGGGGCTGCTGGGCTTCCTGGCCCTCCTTGCCCTCATGTCTCGCCTAGGCCGGGCTGCAGCTGACAGCGATCCCAACCTGGACCCGCTCATGAACCCTCACATCCGCGTGGGCCCCTCCTGA
- the ZFPL1 gene encoding zinc finger protein-like 1 isoform X2 — MPLASRETTRLVCYDLFHWACLNERAAQLPRNTAPAGYQCPSCNGPIFPPSNLAGPVASTLREKLATVNWARAGLGLPLIDEVVSPEPEPLNTSNFSDWSSFNASSSPGPEEVDSASAAPAFYSQAPRPPASPGRPEQHTVIHMANPEPSTHAPRKVYDTRDDDRTPGLHGDCDDDKYRRRPALGWLAQLLRSRAGSRKRPLTLLQRAGLLLLLGLLGFLALLALMSRLGRAAADSDPNLDPLMNPHIRVGPS, encoded by the exons ATGCCCCTGGCCAGCCGGGAGACGACCCGCCTTGTCTGCTATG ATCTCTTTCACTGGGCCTGCCTCAATGAACGTGCTGCCCAGCTACCCCGAAACACGGCACCTGCCGGCTACCAGTGCCCCAGCTGCAATGGCCCCATCTTCCCCCCAAGCAACCTGGCTGGCCCTGTAGCCTCCACACTGAGAGAGAAGCTGGCCACAGTCAACTGGGCCCGGGCAGGACTGGGCCTCCCTCTG ATCGATGAGGTGGTGAGCCCAGAGCCTGAGCCCCTCAACACCTCCAACTTCTCTGACTGGTCCAGCTTTAATG CCAGCAGTAGCCCTGGACCAGAGGAGGTAGACAGCGCCTCTGCTGCCCCAGCCTTCTACAGCCAGGCCCCCCGTCCCCCGGCTTCCCCAGGCCGGCCCGAACAGCACACAGTGATCCACATGGCCAATCCTGAGCCCTCAACTCACG CCCCAAGGAAGGTGTATGACACACGGGATGATGACCGGACACCAGGCCTCCACGGAGACTGTGACGATGACAAGTACCGACGCCGGCCTGCCTTGGGTTGGCTGGCCCAGCTGCTAAG GAGCCGGGCCGGGTCTCGGAAGCGGCCGCTGACCCTGCTCCAGCGGGCGGGGCTGCTGCTGCTCTTGGGGCTGCTGGGCTTCCTGGCCCTCCTTGCCCTCATGTCTCGCCTAGGCCGGGCTGCAGCTGACAGCGATCCCAACCTGGACCCGCTCATGAACCCTCACATCCGCGTGGGCCCCTCCTGA
- the CATSPERH gene encoding cation channel sperm-associated auxiliary subunit TMEM262 isoform X2 has translation MYTVGKMRLRDRIATFFFPKGMVLTTAALMLFFLHLGIFISDTHNFCITYHYDRMSFHYTVVLMFSQVISICWAATGSLYAEMTKNKYTCCSAMTILILNGAMFFSRLSLEFLAIEYREENH, from the exons ATGTATACTGTGGGCAAGATGCGGCTGCGGGACCGCATCGCCACATTCTTCTTCCCAAAAGGCATGGTGCTCACCACGGCTGCACTGATGCTCTTCTTCCTACACCTGGGCATCTTCATCAGCGACACGCACAACTTCTGCATCACCTACCACTACGACCGCATGAGCTTCCACTACACAGTCGTCCTGATG TTCTCCCAGGTGATCAGCATCTGCTGGGCCGCCACGGGGTCACTCTACGCCGAGATGACAAAAAACAAGTACACCTGCTGCTCTGCCATGACCATCCTGA TCCTCAATGGAGCCATGTTCTTCAGTCGCCTGTCCTTGGAGTTTCTGGCCATTGAGTACCGGGAGGAGAACCACTGA
- the CATSPERH gene encoding cation channel sperm-associated auxiliary subunit TMEM262 isoform X1 has translation MYTVGKMRLRDRIATFFFPKGMVLTTAALMLFFLHLGIFISDTHNFCITYHYDRMSFHYTVVLMVSSGQGLKGWLREARGADGNPLLCQGATLPLDGPIVLPGDQHLLGRHGVTLRRDDKKQVHLLLCHDHPDPQWSHVLQSPVLGVSGH, from the exons ATGTATACTGTGGGCAAGATGCGGCTGCGGGACCGCATCGCCACATTCTTCTTCCCAAAAGGCATGGTGCTCACCACGGCTGCACTGATGCTCTTCTTCCTACACCTGGGCATCTTCATCAGCGACACGCACAACTTCTGCATCACCTACCACTACGACCGCATGAGCTTCCACTACACAGTCGTCCTGATGGTAAGCTCAGGGCAGGGACTCAAGGGCTGGCTGCGGGAGGCCCGAGGGGCTGATGGAAACCCACTGTTGTGTCAGGGGGCCACTCTCCCACTGGATGGGCCTATAGTTCTCCCAGGTGATCAGCATCTGCTGGGCCGCCACGGGGTCACTCTACGCCGAGATGACAAAAAACAAGTACACCTGCTGCTCTGCCATGACCATCCTGA TCCTCAATGGAGCCATGTTCTTCAGTCGCCTGTCCTTGGAGTTTCTGGCCATTGA